The Clostridium sp. DL-VIII DNA window TCAAGGTGGAAATTGTACGGTAGTAGATCTTCCTAAGGAAGGTATTACAGGAAATGATCATTTTATGTTCGAGGATTTAAATAATGGTGTGATAGCTGATCATATTGAAAAGTGGATTCAGAAGAATGTTAAATAAATTTTGAAAATAAATGGGGCTTTTGCAAAATAGATGATTTAACTATGAAGCAAAGGCTCCATTTTTATACCTTAAAATGAAAATGCGGATTCAGAAGAATCTGCAAAAATGGCATAGTTATGCGAAAAACAAAATTATCCACAAAGAATTATACCGAATTTCAGTCATTTTATTAAATTTTTGGACACACTGTTATAGTGTAATAAGGACAAAGTTCTTTACAGTCCGCTTCGCGCGATGGAACGTAGCAAATTTTGCAGAGTTTAGCGCAATTCTTTTTATTACATAGGAAACGAATCTGGCAGTTTTTTCTCAAAGAACATGGAAGCTTAGTTCTAGATACTTCTCTTTTAGGAAAATAGCGATATTTTTAAATTTCTTTTGCAACAGTGCTAGGGTGTTTTTTAATCTTTCTAGCTATAGAGGCAAAGGATTCACCACCTAATAAACCTTTCTCAATCATAATGTGTTGAGTTGTTATTAAGTGAAAATATACTTGACTTCAGGTCATTCGAATGTGATACGGTAATCTTTAAAAGATTTCATGTTTTATGATGTGGGAGTGTTTAATCAGTGTGAAAATGCAATGATGTATTAATGGCATTTGATCTTTGAGAGAATATACACCCATTGTTAAAAATTCTTTCTGTAGAATGGAACTATGAAATACTACATTAACCAACTCCATCTGAGCATGTACGTTCATTTTTAAAAGCTGTTTCGCAGGTTTTTGAATTATAGGAATAAAAAATAAATTAGGTTAAAAGTCCACGTTGCAGTTGCATCATGGGCTTTTAACTTGATTGTGTTACAACCTTTAGGTTTTTACTGAAGAACTTATTGAAACTTCTGGTAAGTCTCAAATTTATTTATAATAAAAATATAAAAAACCTAGTGAGAGAATAGAATGGTTAACTTTTTCGGAAATGTTTAAATGAAAAAATTCTTGACTTAGAGTTAATTATCAAGCATAAGATAATTGTATCGCATATAAGAGTATATGGTAAATATTTATGATAAATTAAGGAGGAAAATTGTGAACTTCAGTATGTATATTCAGAACAGGAATTCAAGAAGGCAGGGGTGGAATTAGTTATATTTGATAAGGTTCAGCTTAATCCGCTTAAAGAAAAAGTAATGGAAAGTGCTGTTTTTGTAAAAGAATGGCATAAATTTCTAATACATAAAATCAATTCATAGGAGGTGCTTATCAAAACAAAGATTATATAACCTTGCACACACAATCGACATTAATTTAATACAAACCCGCTTGCGTAAGCATTTCCAATTTGGTAGGAAAAGTAATGGGTCATGAGATGGTGGAAGCTAAAAAGCTTAAAACATGTCAGATTTCTGCATGCCAGCTTAATTTCAAAAGCATGAAAGCACAGATGGGACAGCCGATATTAAACAATACCTCGCCTCGCAATAGAAAAGCACTATTTAGAAAGGAAGTTTTATATTTGAAAAAGCAATCTTACTTAGAGCCTTTATGGACAAAAAATTTTATTTTACTTTTGGTTGCCGCTGTTTTTATGTACATTGCAACATTTATGTTTACTCCGACTTTGCCATTGTTCGCACGTAGCATAGGAGTTATTGATCCTTCAGTGGGGGGGATTATCATCTTAGTCTATACTATAGGTTCTCTTGTTCCGCGAGTAATATGGGGGAATCTTGCTGATAGTTGGGAACGTAAAGCAGTATATCTTATTGGTGTCATAATAATGGCTGCAGCCGCACCTTTTTTTGGTTTGTTCGTGTCTTTGCCTGGAATTTTTATCATACGTTTGATTCAAGGCGTTGGTTTTAGCGCGTCTTCTACTGCTGGTAGCACTATGGCTGCAGATTTGGTGCCTGCTTCCAGACGAGCAGAAGGCATTGGATTTTATACTCTGGCAAATACCATCGGCATGGCGCTTGGACCTGAATTGGGACTGCATATGCTACAGCAACATGGTGCATGGTGGCTATTTGGAGCTGGCGCGTTAGCAGGAATAATCAGTTTAGGAGTTTGCATGTTATTGAATTACGAGAGAAAGCGAAGTTCTGTTCAGTCAGGTTTTATTTCAACACATGAGGCTATCCATGATATTACTGCTACACCGGCAAAATCGCTATCCTCTAAATGTAGTATATTATTCGAAAAGAGTGTGTTAACTACTTGTTTGGTGGTTTTATTCACAATTATGCCATATGGCGCTATCATGGCATATATTGCTAGTTATGGTATTGATCGTGGCATCAGTAATATAGGTCTGTATTTTTCTGTGTTTGCTTTAGCACTGTTTGTAGTCCGCTTAATGGTCGGACGATTATCAGATAGTCATGGTGTAACTGCGGTTATGATTCCTGGAATTGTGCTGATGTTTAGTGGATTGGTTGTACTTAATTGGGCTGAAAGCTTTGCTATTTTCATGGTGTCGGCAGTTTTGTTTGGCTTTGGGTTTGGCGTGGCTTTTCCTCTGTTGCAGACCACGGCGTATATGCTTTGTCCAGAAAACCGACGTGGCATTGCCAGCGCTACGCTTTTTTCCACTGCGGACTTGGCATATGGGTTTGGAGCTGTAGTCTTGGGAGTGGGAATTAAATACTTGGGATATGAAACAGCATTTGCTGGATTAACTATCTTTGTGGTAATTGCATTAATTTCTTATGTGATCTTTCTCTATCCTCGGCTTAAGTCTTACTATAATAAGGAAACTGGCGTTGGTACAAAAAAATGTTGTAAAAATTAATAACAGGAGGTTTTGAAAATGAAAAAGCACATATTAAGCAAATCTATTTTAAAAGAAAGAGAGGTGATAATATGCCTACGTGGTTAATTACTGGTTGTTCAAGCGGTTTCGGCCGTAATCTTGTTCAAGCTGTACTGAAACATGGGGATAATGCAGTCATTACTGCAAGGAGGCTTTCAACTTGTAGATTCCTATCCTGATACAGCATTAGCTATCCAATTAGATGTGACTAACCTCAAGCAGATTACTACTCAGGCGGTGCAACAAGCAGAGGCTCGATTTGGTGGAATGGATGTTCTAGTTAATAATGCAGGACATGGTTATCGTGCTGCTGTAGAAGAAGCAGATGAAGCAGAAGTAGATGAACTTTTCGCCACAAACTTCTTTGGACCTGTAGCACTGATTAAGGCTGTATTACCTGGAATGAGGACTAGAAGACATGGTACAATCGTGAATATATCTTTGATTGCCGCTCGTACTACTGCACCTGGATCTGGCTACTATTCGGCAACGAAATGTGCACTTGAGGGACTGTCAAGAGGTCTTCAGAAAGAAGTCAGTCCTCTTGGTTTATCGGTGATAATTGTTGAACCGGGTGCATTCAGGACTGATTTTGCCGGCCGCTCATTGCAGCAATCTCAAATCGCTATGACTGATTATGCAAAAACTGCGGGACTCCGTCGAATAGAGAATGATACTACAGATGGTCATCAGATTGGTGATCCAGCAAAGGGAGCACAGCTTATTATTAAGGCTGTCGAAGCTCAGAATCCACCTTCTTTACTGTTATTGGGAAGCGATGCAGTTCAAGTAGTTAGCGATGCACTTGATGCAGATCGTGCTGAACTGGAAGCTTGGAAAAAGGATAGTATTACCACAGATTTCCTGAATTAAGTGAATTCTCATAGATATTTGGTAACGAATACTGAAATAAATTAATTTAATAGAAATTATATAACATTAATTAAATTCTTAATTGCATTTAATTGAAAAGTGCAGAGGGGTTTTATCATATATTTTGATAAGAGAAGATATTTTATCAATTGGAGTAAATTCTAAGTGATAAAATGTTTTTTAAAAGAACGATTAATAGTTTAAATAAAATATGGTGTAAGTTATGCTTACATGGCATTTTAAAGTGTAGAAGGGAGGAAGAAAATATCGAGGTCTGCATATCTCGATGTTTTTCTATGTAATAGTTAAGAATAATAATGATTATATTACTTAACATAATAGGGGATGAAAGAATGACAGCAAAGCTGAAATTTAAAATTACAATTGATATTTTATTAACTGTGCTACTACCAGTTCTTATGGCCTATGCGCTAACAGGCCAGAAAGTACATGAATGGATTGGAGCGGTGATGTTTGCAGCGTTTATCATCCATAATGTCCTAAATGCCAATTGGTATCTAAATTTATTCCGAGGAAAATACACACCGCAGCGAATCTTGCAGACTGCTATCAATCTGATGGTGTTTGTATCTATGATTGGATTAATGATTAGTGGCATTATTATGTCACGCTATGTGTTTTCTTTTCTGCCCATAAATGGAAGCGCATCCTTTGCACGGGAACTGCATATGATGTCAGCGTATTGGGGATTTGTTTTAATGTCTTTGCATCTTGGTATGCATGGAAACATGATTAAAGGTATAGTCAGTAAGTCATCTGGAATTCAGTCGGGTTCTCGTCCATATAAAGCAGTACTTTCATTGATGGAAATTACGATTTCCTATTATGGTTTATATGCCTTTATTAAAAATGATATAACCTCTTACATGTTTTTGAAAAACATATTTGTATTCTTTGATCCTAATCAGCCAGTAATACTATTCTTTGCTGAATATATAGCTATGATGATGTTATTTGCATGTGTTGCATATTATTTTTCAATGCTTTTACAGATATATACCCGCAAAAAACATCAGAAGAGATATAAATAGCATTTGGATGAGCCAAGGTACTTGCACTTATAACAACTCCATACGCAAAAGGGCTTTTCCAGGAAGGAATTGTTCAGATCAGTGCAGAAACAATGGAAGTTAATTTTACTTTATAGGAAGCTAGTGAAATGTCTTTGCGTACGGAATTATTACGAACGCAATAATGGGGATTTTCGAATTAGATATCTAGTATCCTATTAAACAACTATTATATAGTCATAACAATATAACTACCTGTTACTGTTAATGCAGCATAAAACTATATATTAAAAATTATAAAAGAAAGAAGGATAAAAGAAATGAAGAAAGATTTTGGAATAAAAACAATCGTAACACCATTACCAGTATTAATCGTAGCTACTTATGATGAGAATGGTATACCAGATGCAATGAATGTTGCATGGGGAGGACAGTGTGGAGGAAAACACGTCGCATTGAATCTTTCTAAACATAAGACAACGGATAATCTGCAGCTGAAAAAAGCATTTACCGTAAGCTTTGCAGATAAAAATAATCTGGTTATTGCAGATTATTTTGGTCTTGAATCGGGAAAGGATACAGACAAGATTACAAAAGCTGGGGTTCATGTAACAAAGAGCATCCATGTAGACGCTCCAATCATTGATGAATTCCCATTGACTTTGGAATGCAAGGTTGTCAGCATGAACGAAGAACTTGGAGAATTAAGAGTAGTTGGTGAAGTAGTAAACATGAGTGCAGAAGAATCAATCATTGATGAAAATGGCAATATTGATTTTGATAAATTACAGCCACTTTCATTTGATTCTGCAACGGGTTCCTACCGTATACTTGGAGAAAAAGTTGGAAATGCATTTAAGGATGGAGTAGTATTGAAATAAAGACAGGTAATCCTGGCACTGATGAGAACAAAATATTGTTCTTCTGGCACACTGATTCAGAAGTAATAGAGCGTATGGCGGTGATGGGAAATTATCAGTTTAAGTAAGAGAGGAGAAAACTATTCAGCAGATGGAATTTACCGTTGTTCTATTGAAGAAAATAAAGATGACTTCCATTGTAGATGGAAACGAAGTGGAAAATCTATTTGTTGTAACAGAGGTTTATACAATAAGTGAGGATAGCATTCTGGCATCTATGTCTTATACAAAGTGAAAAAACTAATCCACAACGTCTTATGTTAAGTATAGTAAAAAATATTTAAGAAAGGAAAAGTATAATGAATTTTTACTATATGTTCATTATACAAGGTGAGTAACATGAAAAATCGTATTTTTGTTCTATTAGGTTGTTTCCTGCTCCTGTTTATGTTTTTTGGATGTACCTCAAACGGCAGTGGGGAAACAGCAGTCAACGCTTCAAAAAACAGTGGTACGGAATTATCGGTATCTGGAAGCAGCTCCACAGCCGAAAATAGTTCGTCCGATATGGTAAGTGGGAGGGAGGAACAAACCTCGTCTTCGGCTACTAAAAAAATCATTGTGGTATATTTTTCAAGAGTCGGCAATACAAACTTTAGCGATAATGTTGATGTAATATCATCGGCGAGCTTGAATGTTGGAAATGATGGCTTGATTGGTAGTACGGAAATTGTTGCAAAGCAAATTCATGATCTTGTTGGCGGGGATCTTGTAAATATTCAAACGGTTCAACCTTATCCAGCTGACTATCATGAAACTGTACAACGAAATGTTGATGAGTTTAACGCTGGATTTAAACCGGAACTAAAAACTAAGATAGAAAATATGGATTCATATGACACCGTATATATTGGTTATCCCACATGGGCAATGAACATTCCAAGACCTATAGCTTCATTTTTATCAGAATATGATTTCAAGGGAAAAACGATCATACCTTTCAATACAAATGGAGGATATGGATTGGGGGAAACTGTTAATTCTATCAAGGCGCTTTGCCAAGATTCCACCATACTTGATGCTTTTCAAATGCCAGGTGCAAATGTAAGAGATGCACAAGAGGTACAAAGAGCTGTATCTGAATGGCTGAATAAAATTGGAGTCATGAAATAAAAAATTAGAGGTATGAGAACTAGTGGCTCAAGACGTAATTAAGCCAATATTTATTTTTAATATAAATACAATTCTTTTATATTAAAAATATATATTTTATGTGGGCACGGAATTAAGTCTTGAGACACTGGTATTCTTTGTACACATTCTCAAAGTGATGGATATGGATGGGATATTGCAATTAAAAGCGATAATGTTCGTGCAATTGTGGCTCTTGAGCCGGCAACCTATGAGTTTTCAAGATGAGAAGCACCAGAGGAAATTCCTAATCTTTACACTGGTATTATGGGCGGAAAATTTGAAACAGTCATTATATCTGATTGGAGCTTTGAAAAACTTACCGAGATTGTAATTATTATTTATTTTGGTCATGATCTTCCAGAAGAAGTATCTATTTCTATTCCCCAGGATTTCTAGAGAGCTTTTAGAGAGATGGCATATGAGTGGCATATGTTGCTAATAAATATGGCGGAGATGTAGCGGTTGTTGATTTTCCGGCTGAAAGAATTAAAGGAAATACTCACTTTATTATGCTGATTTAAATATTTTACAAGTTGCAGATGATATTTCCGCAGGGCTAAAAAAGAGGGCATTGATAAAAAGAAGTAGGCATTTAGAAACATTAGAGCGTATGGCAGTGATAGGGAAAATTATTAGTTTAAATAAGAGAGGATAAAACAAAATGAAAGAAGTAGGAGAAAATAATTCAGCAGATGGATCTACTGTTGTTCTATTGAACAAAATAAAAATGACTTCCATTGTATATGGAAACAAAATGGAAAATCCATTTGTTGTAACAGAGGTCTATACAATAAGTGAGGATAGCGTTAAGCTAGCATCTATGTCTTATACTAGGATCTTATATTAAGGAAGGGAAAACATATATGAGTTGTAAAAAAATATTAGTCACATATCTTTCGATATTTTCATCGAAGGATAAATTTACAGAAAGGTTCGCGAAAATTATAGATGAAAAGACAGGTGCAGATCTGGTAGAAATTGAGTCTGTAAAAGCATACCCCGGATTGCATTCTGAGTATCCACAGATAGAGGCTATTGCCAAACATGAAAAAGATGCAGATGAACGACCAGAAATAAAAAATCAAATTCCTTTTGCAGATTATGATGTGATTTTTGTTGGATATCCAATATGGTGGTACACACTTCCACAGACTATGTTTACATTTTTTTGACAAATATGATTTTAGAGGTAAGACTATTATTCCTTTTAATACCCATGAGGGAAGCGGTGGCTGTGGAACGTATGAGACAATTAAAGAGCTTAAGCCTGATGCAACTGTGCTCAAAGGATTGCCAATTCGTGGCTTTGATATGGCAAAGGATCAAACCAAAGTAATTACAGATTGGATTCAGGGACTTGATTTATGAAAGGAGGTAACATACAGGCATAGTATCCATTAGTGCATGGAAATAAGGAGTTGCGTAATAATTTAGTAGTTATAGAGATTGGAAAGAAATATGGAAAATAGAAAAGTTATTTTGATTGTAATATTACTTCTTTTGGGCTTCATAGGCGTGGGATACTTGTTTTTATTTCATGATTCACGAAATAAAACTAATGAGAATGTAAGTAGTGAAAATAGAAAGGAATACAATAAAGAACCTGTGAGTGAAGAAAAAAATCCCGTAGAGGAAGTTAATACGGAAGGAATAAAAAAGTACAAAAATTTTTTACTAGACAATGTACTTCATTCGCAAACAAACGGTGATATTCATTATAACGTGTATATTCCTGAAAGCTATGATGGAAGCGAGTCATATGCATTATATTTTACACTTCCAGGTTATGAAGGATTATATTTTCAAGGTGTTGGCGTAAATCTGGGTGCGGAGAAATTTGGATTCGAGGCACAAAAATATAATTCGAATATGATTATTGTTGCACCCCAGCTTGAAGACTGGGGTGAGAAATCAGCTGACCAGACAATTGCATTAGTAGAATATTTTCTTAATAATTACAATATTGATCAAACAAAAGTATATGTCAACGGTTATTCAGGAGGTGGAGAAACCATGTCTATCGTGTTAGGAAAAAGACCGGATTTATTTACAGCATATCTGCATTGCAGTTCAAGATGGGATGGAGCTTATGAACCAGTCGTTAATAAACGTATTCCGGTATATTTTGCAGTAGGTGAGAATGATGATTATTATGGTTCAGGGCCAACAAAAGAGGCATATCATAAACTGCATGAATTATATGAAGCACAGGGAATGACAGAAGAAGAAATCAATCGGTTATTAGTACTTGATGTGAAAAATCATGATTATTTTGTACAAAGGGGAGCTGCTGATGAACATGGTGGCGGTGCACTGTTTGCTTATGACAAAGATATCATGGAATGGCTGTTAAAAAAATAGATTTTTAAAATTCACGATGTAATTGCTTCGTGGATTTTTTGTTCATAAAACTAGTTACAACCTTTGGGTTTAAGCTGAAGAACTTATTAAAACTTCTGTTAATTCTCAAATTTATCTATAATAAAAATGTAAATATATAACTAGTGACGAGATAGTAAAATAGTTAACAATATTATTAAGTACGATTTGCGCAATACTGAAATTAGGGATAAATATTTTAAAAGAATAACCGTTTAAAAAATAAATCAAATAAAAAGTCCACGTTGTATTTTGCTTCCTAGATTTTTTTAGGGAGGCTTAAGGATGAAAGAACGATTTATTAGATATTAAGAGGAGTGTGTTAAATTATATGAAAAAATTATTTGCTTTTGTGATGACCTGTGTTCTTTTATTAAGTTTTGTTGGGTGCAGCAAAACAGGTGCATCCTCTGCTGACAATTCAAAGCTTGATTCATCTGATACCGCAAAGAACGATACAGATGGTGCGTCCAGCCAAAGTGAAGCATCTAAGGAATCTACTTCATCTAGCAAAACTACTGCCCCTACTGAGAAAGACTCAAAAACACTTGTTGTTTATTTTTCTATGCCAGAAACCACAGATCCGAGCAATATGACCAAGGAGGAAGACAACAGTACTGTGGTCATTGATGGAAAAGTTTTGGGAAATACACAGTATATGGCTTACGTGATTCAGGAGAATACAGGTGCAGATATTTTCCGCATTGAGCCTGAAACACCTTATCCTACTAATCACGCCACTCTTGTAGATTTAGCAGCAGAAGAACAGGATAAAAATGCGCGTCCTGTAATCAAATCTCATATTGACAATATAGAACAATATGACACTATTTTCTTAGGTTATCCCAATTGGTGGGGAGATATGCCGATGATTGTATACTCTTTTCTTGACGAATATGACTTGTCTGGTAAAACTATTATCCCATTTAACAGCCATGGAGGCAGTGGATTCTCAAATACCATCAGTACTATTGAGAAGCTTGAACCTAATGCAACAGTAAATGAGAAAGGATATACGGTATCAAGAAACAAAGTTGAGGAGGATGCACCGAATATTATTTCCTGGTTAAATGATTTAGGATATGCAAAATAACTAGCATAAAGGGAGAAGAATTCTTGTTTAAAGTAATAAATATAAAAGAGAGAGGAAGATAAGAATTTTTGGTTTAATTTTTTATTGAGAAAGGGAGAAGAAAATGAAAAAATTAATAGTAATGATTTTATCGATTTCACTGCTCGTTTCGGTGAGTGGATTTTCAGGCAAAGCGACAGAAGCGGAAGTAAACAATAGGTTTAAAACACAAGCAACAAATAACCAAAGCTTGAGTATCAAGCAACAGAGTATAGTTACAATCGCAGCGTTTACTGCTAATGGTGATTTAGAAAAACTGAAAATAGCTTTGAACGAAGGGTTGGATGCAGGTTTAACTGTAAATGAAATTAAGGAAATTTTGGTGCAGATGTATGCATATGCAGGATTTCCACGTAGTCTGAATGGTATTAATACTTTTAGAATTGTCATGGAAGAACGGGAGCAAAAAGGAATAAAGGACGAGGTTGGTAAGGTAGCAAGTCCATTGCCTTCCAATAAAAGCAGCATAGAACTTGGAACAGAAATTGAGG harbors:
- a CDS encoding MFS transporter is translated as MGHEMVEAKKLKTCQISACQLNFKSMKAQMGQPILNNTSPRNRKALFRKEVLYLKKQSYLEPLWTKNFILLLVAAVFMYIATFMFTPTLPLFARSIGVIDPSVGGIIILVYTIGSLVPRVIWGNLADSWERKAVYLIGVIIMAAAAPFFGLFVSLPGIFIIRLIQGVGFSASSTAGSTMAADLVPASRRAEGIGFYTLANTIGMALGPELGLHMLQQHGAWWLFGAGALAGIISLGVCMLLNYERKRSSVQSGFISTHEAIHDITATPAKSLSSKCSILFEKSVLTTCLVVLFTIMPYGAIMAYIASYGIDRGISNIGLYFSVFALALFVVRLMVGRLSDSHGVTAVMIPGIVLMFSGLVVLNWAESFAIFMVSAVLFGFGFGVAFPLLQTTAYMLCPENRRGIASATLFSTADLAYGFGAVVLGVGIKYLGYETAFAGLTIFVVIALISYVIFLYPRLKSYYNKETGVGTKKCCKN
- a CDS encoding SDR family NAD(P)-dependent oxidoreductase; translated protein: MGIMQSLLQGGFQLVDSYPDTALAIQLDVTNLKQITTQAVQQAEARFGGMDVLVNNAGHGYRAAVEEADEAEVDELFATNFFGPVALIKAVLPGMRTRRHGTIVNISLIAARTTAPGSGYYSATKCALEGLSRGLQKEVSPLGLSVIIVEPGAFRTDFAGRSLQQSQIAMTDYAKTAGLRRIENDTTDGHQIGDPAKGAQLIIKAVEAQNPPSLLLLGSDAVQVVSDALDADRAELEAWKKDSITTDFLN
- a CDS encoding DUF4405 domain-containing protein is translated as MTAKLKFKITIDILLTVLLPVLMAYALTGQKVHEWIGAVMFAAFIIHNVLNANWYLNLFRGKYTPQRILQTAINLMVFVSMIGLMISGIIMSRYVFSFLPINGSASFARELHMMSAYWGFVLMSLHLGMHGNMIKGIVSKSSGIQSGSRPYKAVLSLMEITISYYGLYAFIKNDITSYMFLKNIFVFFDPNQPVILFFAEYIAMMMLFACVAYYFSMLLQIYTRKKHQKRYK
- a CDS encoding flavin reductase family protein, with the protein product MKKDFGIKTIVTPLPVLIVATYDENGIPDAMNVAWGGQCGGKHVALNLSKHKTTDNLQLKKAFTVSFADKNNLVIADYFGLESGKDTDKITKAGVHVTKSIHVDAPIIDEFPLTLECKVVSMNEELGELRVVGEVVNMSAEESIIDENGNIDFDKLQPLSFDSATGSYRILGEKVGNAFKDGVVLK
- a CDS encoding flavodoxin, giving the protein MVSGREEQTSSSATKKIIVVYFSRVGNTNFSDNVDVISSASLNVGNDGLIGSTEIVAKQIHDLVGGDLVNIQTVQPYPADYHETVQRNVDEFNAGFKPELKTKIENMDSYDTVYIGYPTWAMNIPRPIASFLSEYDFKGKTIIPFNTNGGYGLGETVNSIKALCQDSTILDAFQMPGANVRDAQEVQRAVSEWLNKIGVMK
- a CDS encoding flavodoxin, whose product is MSCKKILVTYLSIFSSKDKFTERFAKIIDEKTGADLVEIESVKAYPGLHSEYPQIEAIAKHEKDADERPEIKNQIPFADYDVIFVGYPIWWYTLPQTMFTFF
- a CDS encoding prolyl oligopeptidase family serine peptidase; amino-acid sequence: MERNMENRKVILIVILLLLGFIGVGYLFLFHDSRNKTNENVSSENRKEYNKEPVSEEKNPVEEVNTEGIKKYKNFLLDNVLHSQTNGDIHYNVYIPESYDGSESYALYFTLPGYEGLYFQGVGVNLGAEKFGFEAQKYNSNMIIVAPQLEDWGEKSADQTIALVEYFLNNYNIDQTKVYVNGYSGGGETMSIVLGKRPDLFTAYLHCSSRWDGAYEPVVNKRIPVYFAVGENDDYYGSGPTKEAYHKLHELYEAQGMTEEEINRLLVLDVKNHDYFVQRGAADEHGGGALFAYDKDIMEWLLKK
- a CDS encoding flavodoxin, which translates into the protein MKKLFAFVMTCVLLLSFVGCSKTGASSADNSKLDSSDTAKNDTDGASSQSEASKESTSSSKTTAPTEKDSKTLVVYFSMPETTDPSNMTKEEDNSTVVIDGKVLGNTQYMAYVIQENTGADIFRIEPETPYPTNHATLVDLAAEEQDKNARPVIKSHIDNIEQYDTIFLGYPNWWGDMPMIVYSFLDEYDLSGKTIIPFNSHGGSGFSNTISTIEKLEPNATVNEKGYTVSRNKVEEDAPNIISWLNDLGYAK